A section of the Rhizobium sp. BG4 genome encodes:
- a CDS encoding type I secretion system permease/ATPase, producing the protein MTDACMSAIDDAVANLRLLTEKRAAARAAEAAAFRAAAAEDLARTAEVPEAVEAEEEVAAIEIAAVPEAAAPAEPEILAEEPAPVEHEDTEARAEVEVAAPTVIEATAEIETVQQAEVLQEPKAVEVETPPAPVEIATAVVEPPAVQAEPVSAPVAAEAEETVARRTPQTPEMPEAIPQEPSELKQSPTIPFGKTIEGNTGPLQENDRRLKTGGGGNGKDPDSGGGGGGGGGNGANFHKRSEPVNFAASLAKGIAAVRRNMVIVMAFTIAINILLLAIPLYLFQISDRVLTSRSIDTLVMLTIAVLGAVLIQAFLDSIRRFILMRTAVELEVQLGAPILSAAARASLHGTGKDYQILQDLQQLRGFLTSGTLIAFLDAPLMPLFIVVVYLVHPHLGLIIMACCAVLFFIAYLNQKFTARQFADANTYLSRANFHLDSMARNSQIINALAMIPEAVKMWGRETAGSLKSHVAAQDRNIIFSGISKACRMITQVALLGWGAHLSLSGELTGGMVIAASIVSGRALAPIEGAIEGWHQFNRSAAAYGRIKQLLINSPLNFPRLRLPNPEGRLDVERILFVPPPQKKVILNGISFSLRKGESLAVIGNSGSGKTTLGKMLVGSILPTSGNVRLDLMDLRNWDQRQFGESIGYLPQDVQLFPGTIKANISRMRDDIDDHQIYEAAVLADVHELIASFPQGYETIVAADGAPLSGGQKQRIALARAFFGNPKFVVLDEPNSNLDTQGEAALARALIHAKKQGITTVTITQRPALLQCVDKILLLKDGSVGMFGERMEVLQALQGNGNNRPQPRIEG; encoded by the coding sequence ATGACCGATGCCTGCATGTCGGCGATCGACGACGCTGTCGCCAATCTTCGCCTGCTGACCGAGAAGCGCGCCGCAGCGCGCGCCGCCGAAGCTGCTGCCTTCCGGGCCGCTGCCGCCGAGGATCTTGCACGGACGGCTGAGGTGCCGGAAGCCGTCGAGGCTGAGGAAGAGGTTGCTGCGATCGAGATTGCCGCTGTGCCCGAAGCTGCCGCTCCGGCTGAACCGGAGATTCTGGCCGAAGAGCCGGCACCGGTTGAGCATGAAGACACAGAGGCGCGGGCGGAAGTGGAGGTCGCGGCTCCGACAGTGATCGAAGCGACGGCCGAAATCGAAACCGTTCAGCAGGCCGAGGTTCTGCAAGAGCCCAAGGCCGTAGAGGTAGAAACGCCTCCCGCACCGGTCGAAATCGCGACAGCGGTGGTCGAGCCTCCGGCCGTGCAGGCAGAACCCGTGAGCGCTCCGGTAGCGGCCGAAGCCGAAGAGACAGTCGCTCGCCGCACACCGCAGACGCCGGAGATGCCGGAAGCCATTCCGCAGGAGCCTTCGGAGCTGAAGCAGAGCCCGACGATCCCGTTCGGCAAGACGATCGAGGGCAATACCGGCCCGCTGCAGGAAAACGACCGGCGGCTGAAGACCGGCGGGGGCGGCAATGGCAAGGATCCGGATTCCGGTGGTGGCGGAGGCGGTGGCGGCGGCAACGGCGCGAACTTCCACAAGCGCAGCGAGCCGGTGAATTTCGCGGCCAGCCTCGCCAAGGGCATTGCTGCGGTCCGCCGCAACATGGTGATCGTCATGGCCTTCACCATCGCCATCAACATTCTGCTGCTGGCGATCCCGCTCTATCTCTTCCAGATTTCCGACCGCGTGCTGACCAGCCGCTCGATCGATACGCTGGTGATGCTGACGATCGCCGTGCTCGGCGCCGTGCTGATCCAGGCCTTCCTCGATTCGATCCGCCGCTTCATCCTGATGCGCACCGCCGTCGAGCTCGAAGTGCAGCTGGGGGCGCCGATCCTCAGCGCCGCCGCCCGCGCCTCGCTTCATGGCACCGGCAAGGATTACCAGATCCTCCAGGACCTGCAGCAACTGCGCGGCTTCCTGACGTCAGGGACGCTGATCGCCTTCCTCGACGCGCCGCTGATGCCGCTGTTCATCGTCGTGGTCTATCTCGTGCATCCGCATCTCGGCCTGATCATCATGGCCTGCTGCGCGGTGCTGTTCTTCATCGCCTATCTGAACCAGAAGTTCACGGCGCGGCAGTTCGCCGACGCAAACACCTATCTCAGCCGCGCCAACTTCCACCTCGATTCCATGGCGCGCAACTCGCAGATCATCAATGCGCTCGCCATGATCCCGGAAGCGGTGAAGATGTGGGGCCGGGAGACGGCCGGATCGCTGAAGAGCCATGTGGCCGCCCAGGACCGCAACATCATCTTCTCCGGCATCTCCAAGGCCTGCCGCATGATCACGCAGGTCGCACTGCTCGGCTGGGGCGCGCATTTGTCACTCTCCGGTGAATTGACCGGTGGCATGGTGATCGCCGCCTCCATCGTCTCGGGACGCGCGCTGGCGCCGATCGAGGGCGCGATCGAAGGCTGGCATCAGTTCAACCGCTCGGCTGCCGCCTATGGCCGCATCAAGCAGCTGCTGATCAACTCGCCGCTCAACTTCCCGCGGCTGCGCCTGCCCAATCCGGAAGGCCGTCTCGATGTCGAGCGCATCCTGTTCGTGCCGCCGCCGCAGAAGAAGGTCATCCTCAACGGCATTTCCTTCTCGCTGAGGAAGGGCGAATCCCTTGCCGTCATCGGCAATTCGGGTTCCGGCAAGACGACGCTCGGCAAGATGCTGGTCGGTTCGATCCTGCCGACATCGGGCAATGTGCGTCTCGACCTGATGGACCTGCGCAACTGGGATCAGCGGCAGTTCGGCGAAAGCATCGGCTATCTGCCGCAGGACGTGCAGCTCTTCCCCGGGACGATCAAGGCGAATATCTCCCGCATGCGCGACGATATCGACGATCACCAGATCTACGAGGCCGCGGTTCTGGCCGACGTGCACGAGCTGATCGCCAGCTTCCCGCAGGGCTACGAGACGATCGTCGCGGCCGATGGCGCGCCGCTTTCCGGCGGCCAGAAGCAGCGCATCGCGCTTGCCCGCGCCTTCTTCGGCAATCCGAAATTCGTCGTTCTCGACGAACCGAATTCCAACCTCGACACGCAGGGCGAGGCCGCGCTTGCCCGCGCGCTGATCCATGCCAAGAAGCAGGGCATCACCACGGTGACCATCACCCAGCGCCCTGCCCTTTTGCAATGCGTCGACAAGATCCTGCTTCTGAAAGACGGCTCGGTCGGCATGTTCGGCGAGCGCATGGAAGTTCTGCAGGCGCTGCAGGGCAACGGCAACAATCGTCCTCAGCCGCGTATCGAAGGGTAA
- a CDS encoding HlyD family type I secretion periplasmic adaptor subunit, with protein MAHTSLQTVNNPVEWYSEVPRSIRYHTMIGLAVLIISFGSFGFWAGTAPLASAIIAQGSFVATGNNKIVQHLEGGIIKDMRVSEGDVVKEGDVLLTLDPTAALSNDRMLKLRRLRLEAVVARLHAEAAGDRDFKIPDIVMAEASDPDIGSIIQSQNIVFHSKQVKLEEQLNLIEKNIASLEYRYKGYSGQKDSFDRQLALLTEERDSKARLVKVGYMRRTDLLAIERAMADAMGDISRLQGELNESEAEIAKFRQEAIIAVNSNKQAALDALETAESDLDSVREQVREAQGVLERTVIRSPVNGTVVRAYYHTAGGVITTGKPIMEILPAHVPLIIEAQVLRTSIDQLHEGQTAAIRLSALNRRTTPVLNGKVFYVSADSIEENAGLQTKDVYIVRVEIPDSEIAKVHNFHPVPGMPADVLIQTSERTFFEYITKPITDSMSRAFKER; from the coding sequence ATGGCTCATACCAGTCTGCAGACGGTCAACAATCCGGTCGAATGGTATAGCGAGGTTCCACGCTCGATCCGCTATCACACGATGATCGGGCTTGCCGTGCTGATCATATCCTTCGGCAGCTTCGGCTTCTGGGCCGGCACTGCGCCGCTTGCCTCGGCGATCATCGCCCAGGGCAGCTTCGTCGCGACCGGCAACAACAAGATCGTCCAGCATCTCGAAGGCGGGATCATCAAAGACATGCGCGTCAGCGAAGGCGACGTCGTCAAGGAAGGCGACGTGCTGCTGACGCTCGATCCGACTGCAGCGCTCTCCAACGACCGCATGCTGAAACTGCGGCGTCTGCGTCTGGAAGCCGTCGTTGCCCGCCTGCATGCCGAGGCCGCCGGCGACCGGGATTTCAAGATCCCCGACATCGTCATGGCCGAAGCCAGCGACCCCGATATCGGCTCGATCATCCAGAGCCAGAACATCGTCTTTCACAGCAAGCAGGTGAAGCTTGAGGAACAGCTGAACCTGATCGAGAAGAACATCGCTTCGCTCGAATACCGCTACAAGGGCTATAGCGGCCAGAAGGACTCCTTCGACCGGCAGCTGGCGCTTTTGACCGAAGAGCGCGATTCCAAGGCCCGCCTCGTCAAGGTCGGCTATATGCGCAGGACCGACCTCCTGGCGATCGAGCGCGCCATGGCGGATGCGATGGGCGATATCTCGCGCCTGCAGGGCGAGCTCAACGAGAGCGAGGCTGAGATCGCCAAGTTCCGCCAGGAAGCGATCATTGCCGTCAACTCCAACAAGCAGGCGGCGCTCGATGCGCTGGAAACCGCTGAATCGGATCTCGACAGCGTGCGCGAGCAGGTGCGCGAGGCACAGGGCGTGCTTGAGCGCACCGTCATCCGCTCGCCGGTCAACGGCACTGTCGTGCGCGCTTATTACCACACGGCCGGCGGCGTCATCACCACCGGCAAGCCGATCATGGAAATCCTGCCGGCCCATGTGCCGCTGATCATCGAAGCGCAGGTGCTGCGCACCTCTATCGACCAGCTGCATGAAGGTCAGACGGCGGCGATCCGGCTCTCGGCACTGAACCGGCGCACGACGCCGGTACTCAATGGCAAGGTCTTCTATGTCTCGGCGGACTCGATCGAAGAGAATGCCGGGCTGCAGACCAAGGACGTCTATATCGTCCGCGTCGAAATCCCGGATTCGGAGATCGCCAAAGTGCATAATTTCCACCCGGTCCCCGGCATGCCGGCCGACGTGTTGATCCAGACCTCGGAGCGCACCTTCTTCGAATATATCACCAAGCCGATCACCGACAGCATGTCGCGTGCCTTCAAGGAGCGCTGA
- a CDS encoding MFS transporter: MDFLKVTPSSSGVKSNLGPWTLFLFAATCGASVANVYYAQPLLGSMAADFGLDTADIGIVVTLTQIGYAAGLLLIVPLADIANRRRLVITQTMLLSAAAAAVGLAPSTFMLLVAMIALGLLSVVVQVVVALTASLTGPEERGRAVGLVTSGVVIGILAARLWAGLLADLGGWRTVYLASGMLMLIMSMLLAKTLPREKPSGSKEGYVAILRSVPLLFLRYPLLRARAVLAFLIFASFSTLWTAMVLPLSASPYLMSHTAIGLFGLAGVAGALAASGAGRLADRGLAQPVTGASLALLAISWAAILCLPASLPVFLLGVVALDFAVQAVHVTNQTLILAARPEARSRLVGGYMVFYSAGSALGAITSTMIYAYAGWPGVCALGCSFSVMALVFWWITRPMPRA; encoded by the coding sequence ATGGACTTCCTCAAGGTAACCCCATCGTCTTCCGGGGTAAAATCGAACCTCGGTCCCTGGACGCTTTTTCTCTTCGCTGCGACCTGCGGCGCAAGCGTCGCCAATGTCTACTATGCCCAACCGCTACTCGGCTCGATGGCCGCCGATTTCGGCCTCGATACCGCCGATATCGGCATCGTCGTGACGCTGACGCAGATTGGCTATGCCGCGGGTCTGCTGCTGATCGTGCCGCTCGCCGATATCGCCAACCGACGCCGGCTGGTGATTACACAGACGATGCTGCTTTCGGCCGCCGCCGCTGCCGTCGGCCTGGCGCCATCAACATTCATGCTGTTAGTCGCGATGATTGCTCTCGGGCTGCTGTCCGTCGTCGTTCAGGTGGTGGTCGCACTGACCGCGTCGCTGACAGGACCCGAGGAGCGGGGCCGGGCCGTGGGGCTGGTGACGAGTGGTGTCGTTATCGGCATCCTCGCCGCACGCCTCTGGGCCGGGCTGCTCGCCGATCTCGGAGGATGGCGGACCGTCTATCTGGCATCGGGAATGCTGATGCTGATCATGAGCATGCTCCTGGCCAAGACCTTGCCGCGTGAAAAGCCATCCGGTTCGAAGGAAGGCTATGTCGCGATCCTCCGATCCGTCCCGCTGCTCTTCCTGCGCTATCCTCTGCTACGCGCAAGGGCAGTGCTGGCGTTCCTGATCTTCGCAAGCTTCAGCACGCTCTGGACGGCAATGGTCCTGCCGTTGAGCGCTTCGCCCTATCTCATGTCGCATACGGCTATCGGCCTGTTTGGCTTGGCGGGCGTTGCCGGTGCCCTGGCGGCAAGCGGCGCCGGTCGGCTTGCGGATCGAGGCTTAGCGCAACCGGTCACCGGCGCTTCGCTGGCACTGCTGGCAATCTCCTGGGCGGCTATTCTCTGTCTGCCGGCTTCCCTGCCGGTCTTCCTGCTTGGCGTCGTCGCGCTCGATTTCGCCGTTCAGGCCGTGCATGTCACCAACCAGACGCTGATCTTGGCCGCCCGCCCGGAAGCACGAAGCCGCCTCGTCGGCGGGTACATGGTCTTCTACTCCGCGGGCAGCGCGCTGGGCGCCATCACCTCGACGATGATCTACGCATATGCCGGTTGGCCGGGCGTCTGTGCGCTCGGCTGTTCATTCAGTGTGATGGCGCTGGTTTTCTGGTGGATCACGCGGCCGATGCCGAGGGCTTAG
- a CDS encoding helix-turn-helix domain-containing protein: MMKRKSFREAECPVARSLDAIGDWWSLLIIRDAFDGITRFTAFQQNLGIAKGMLATRLRDLVEAGVLDLVPASDGSAYQEYVLSAAGRDLFHVIVALRQWGEAHRYRPQERRSVLVDTESGAPVARLELRAADGRRIAWPDTQVIAPS; encoded by the coding sequence ATAATGAAGCGGAAGAGCTTTCGCGAGGCCGAGTGCCCGGTTGCACGTAGCCTCGATGCGATCGGCGACTGGTGGTCGCTGCTGATCATTCGCGACGCTTTCGACGGCATCACCCGCTTCACCGCCTTCCAGCAGAATCTCGGGATTGCCAAGGGCATGCTGGCAACCCGGCTTCGCGACCTGGTGGAAGCCGGTGTTCTCGACCTCGTGCCAGCCTCCGATGGCAGCGCCTATCAGGAATATGTGCTGAGCGCAGCAGGGCGCGACCTCTTCCATGTCATCGTCGCCCTGCGCCAATGGGGCGAGGCGCATCGCTACAGACCGCAGGAGCGCCGCTCGGTTCTCGTCGATACCGAGAGCGGCGCGCCGGTTGCCCGGCTGGAACTCCGCGCCGCCGATGGCCGGCGGATTGCCTGGCCGGATACCCAGGTGATTGCGCCTAGCTGA